A window from Blastocatellia bacterium encodes these proteins:
- the rsmA gene encoding 16S rRNA (adenine(1518)-N(6)/adenine(1519)-N(6))-dimethyltransferase RsmA — MRAKKRFGQHFLVDQTIGRRLVSAIQLEPDSVVIEIGPGRGALTKVLLQRPCRVIAVEVDDELTRALQIELADQIHAGKLVLIAQDILKTNLDELLQQHHIDGKVRILGNLPYNIATAILQHLIAFRQQIDDMTIMLQREVVDRILSQPGTKQYGYLSVLMQYFCEGRKLFTVSPGAFRPVPKVTSTVVQLKVRERPAVEVADEAHFLRVVSALFMERRKTIMNNLKRMPLRWDGERIAGRLRHVGIDPSRRAETLSLEEFARVANALRASAGDRFDNLLSVG; from the coding sequence ATGCGAGCGAAAAAGAGATTCGGACAACATTTTCTGGTTGACCAAACGATTGGCCGGCGGCTGGTCTCGGCGATCCAGCTCGAACCAGACAGCGTCGTCATTGAAATTGGTCCCGGACGCGGCGCGTTAACCAAGGTGCTTCTGCAAAGACCTTGTCGCGTGATCGCTGTAGAAGTAGATGACGAGCTGACTCGTGCGTTGCAAATCGAATTGGCCGACCAGATTCATGCTGGCAAACTCGTGTTGATCGCGCAGGACATCCTCAAAACGAATCTGGATGAGCTGCTGCAACAACACCACATTGACGGGAAAGTGCGCATTCTGGGCAATCTCCCGTATAACATTGCCACGGCTATCCTGCAGCACTTGATCGCGTTTCGCCAACAGATTGATGACATGACCATCATGCTGCAACGCGAAGTGGTGGATCGCATCCTGAGTCAACCTGGCACGAAGCAATATGGTTACTTGTCAGTTTTGATGCAATACTTCTGCGAAGGACGAAAGTTGTTCACTGTATCGCCAGGGGCCTTTCGACCCGTACCCAAGGTGACATCTACGGTTGTGCAGTTGAAAGTCCGCGAGCGACCGGCTGTCGAGGTTGCCGACGAAGCTCACTTCCTGCGCGTTGTCAGCGCCTTGTTCATGGAGCGCCGAAAGACGATCATGAACAATTTGAAACGCATGCCGCTTAGATGGGATGGTGAGAGGATCGCCGGGCGGCTTCGTCACGTCGGCATTGATCCGTCCCGTCGCGCTGAGACGCTCAGCCTGGAAGAATTTGCTCGCGTTGCAAACGCCCTTCGGGCATCCGCTGGGGACAGGTTTGACAATCTCTTATCGGTGGGCTAA
- a CDS encoding lysine biosynthesis protein LysW, producing the protein MPTGICPECDGEIRVSSDVDIGDYVSCPECGVELEVLETDPLELDVVQERDEEDYFDEEEEW; encoded by the coding sequence ATGCCAACTGGAATTTGTCCGGAATGTGATGGAGAGATTCGAGTCTCGTCGGATGTGGACATCGGCGACTATGTGTCTTGTCCCGAATGCGGCGTTGAACTGGAAGTTCTGGAAACAGACCCGCTAGAGCTGGACGTTGTTCAGGAGCGCGACGAAGAAGATTATTTTGATGAAGAGGAGGAGTGGTAA
- a CDS encoding VWA domain-containing protein, whose product MILGHGLVSLAQEVRLEGKLVPIDVTVMDRDGNYVTDLKQEDFILTHDGVNYPIAFFEAQTTRSFTRPVAIVFALDVSGSLGVQVKDQQRAAQQFVRAMRQQAVCAVIGFNDRIHVYQNFTTDIEKLQQGFAKARNIGGRTRLYDAIDRAVTMLQRDAPARVDGRRVRRLVVVVTDGFDYTSLISAPEVIRRANQAGVTVYAIILPSYILSPQGKHRVPTLLDATGIVERTGGKTFSIDDQNYVQIFSEIAEEIRASYLLAFYPLSPPSTGGRSHRLKVMTTRPGVQIRQSRYEYSSALPSRR is encoded by the coding sequence ATGATACTCGGACATGGCCTCGTCTCGTTGGCTCAGGAGGTCAGGTTGGAAGGCAAGCTCGTCCCGATTGATGTGACGGTGATGGATCGCGATGGCAATTACGTGACGGATTTAAAGCAAGAGGATTTCATCCTGACCCACGACGGCGTCAACTATCCCATCGCCTTTTTTGAGGCCCAGACGACCCGTTCGTTCACGCGGCCAGTTGCCATTGTGTTTGCGCTGGATGTGTCCGGCAGTCTGGGAGTGCAAGTGAAAGATCAACAGCGCGCCGCGCAGCAGTTTGTGCGCGCGATGAGGCAACAAGCCGTCTGCGCTGTCATCGGGTTCAACGATCGCATTCACGTCTACCAAAACTTCACCACTGATATAGAGAAGCTGCAACAGGGTTTTGCGAAGGCTCGCAACATTGGTGGGCGCACACGGCTCTACGATGCGATTGACCGCGCCGTGACGATGCTGCAACGGGACGCGCCCGCGCGCGTTGACGGCCGTCGCGTCCGCCGCCTTGTGGTTGTCGTCACAGACGGATTCGACTACACGAGCTTGATCAGCGCGCCGGAAGTGATTCGACGGGCCAACCAAGCCGGCGTGACCGTCTATGCGATCATCTTGCCGTCATACATTCTGTCGCCCCAGGGGAAGCATCGCGTGCCGACCTTGCTGGATGCCACAGGAATTGTTGAACGGACGGGCGGAAAAACATTTTCGATTGATGATCAAAACTACGTGCAGATATTCAGCGAGATCGCTGAAGAGATTCGCGCCAGCTACCTGCTAGCTTTTTATCCACTGTCGCCCCCTTCAACTGGAGGACGCTCTCATCGGCTTAAAGTGATGACGACTCGCCCAGGAGTGCAGATACGTCAGAGTCGGTACGAGTATTCTTCGGCTTTGCCAAGCCGGCGCTAA
- a CDS encoding carboxypeptidase-like regulatory domain-containing protein, with protein sequence MTKASGYVLIIFCMASALAPTLAQDKRATSGRLRGSVQDQDGKPLADIRVRAINRRTDERVAEVITNDEGVFVFDQLPEGRYTLTFYSPRFQQAIVSPVEIKAGQEKRLRDPVELKPVKLYAVIEGAVFDHRGFLLRGATVVIERIPFEAEPVPSFRQESISNDGGAFAFRVSAAPARYRLTASLKGYKSQSTSIDIAGNERRHVSIQLEPEP encoded by the coding sequence ATGACCAAAGCGAGCGGATACGTCTTAATTATTTTTTGTATGGCGTCGGCGCTAGCGCCAACGCTGGCCCAAGACAAACGGGCAACGAGCGGGCGTCTGCGCGGCTCAGTTCAAGATCAGGACGGCAAGCCTCTAGCCGATATTCGAGTCCGAGCGATCAATCGGCGAACAGATGAACGAGTGGCTGAAGTCATCACCAATGATGAAGGCGTTTTCGTCTTTGACCAGCTCCCTGAAGGACGTTATACGCTAACGTTTTACTCGCCGCGTTTTCAACAGGCCATCGTCTCGCCCGTTGAAATAAAAGCGGGACAGGAAAAACGGTTGCGCGATCCGGTTGAATTGAAGCCGGTCAAATTGTATGCCGTGATCGAAGGGGCAGTCTTCGACCATCGTGGCTTCCTGCTTCGCGGCGCCACGGTCGTGATTGAGCGTATCCCCTTTGAAGCAGAACCCGTCCCTTCATTCAGACAAGAGAGCATCAGCAACGATGGTGGCGCGTTTGCCTTCCGCGTTTCGGCAGCGCCAGCGCGCTATCGGTTGACAGCGTCCTTGAAAGGCTACAAATCACAATCAACGAGCATTGACATAGCAGGAAACGAACGGCGTCACGTCAGCATTCAGCTTGAGCCAGAGCCATGA
- a CDS encoding helix-turn-helix domain-containing protein has translation MKDAEKRTEFLTARQLADILQVSETTIHRLRRQGRIPAIKVTNRLIRFNLRDVKAALADATKKNPSEATPDDRQQLSFDEFFSASSQH, from the coding sequence ATGAAAGATGCAGAGAAACGCACCGAGTTCTTAACGGCTCGACAACTGGCCGACATCTTACAGGTCAGTGAAACGACCATCCACCGGCTTCGACGACAAGGGCGCATCCCCGCGATCAAAGTGACCAATCGCTTAATCCGCTTCAATCTGCGTGACGTGAAAGCCGCGCTAGCCGATGCCACCAAGAAAAATCCTTCTGAGGCCACACCGGACGATCGTCAACAGCTTTCATTCGACGAGTTCTTCAGCGCCTCCTCCCAGCATTGA
- a CDS encoding GDP-mannose 4,6-dehydratase, whose product MGKRRALITGITGQDGSYLAEFLLSQGYEVHGLVRHVSLEYPEQRLWRIQPILDRVTLHAASLESYASLLKAVAVVQPDECYHLAAQSFVGYSFEDEFSTMNTNVNGTHYILAAIKEHAPNCRFYFAATSEMFGLAHETPQRETTAFHPRSTYGISKVAGYHLTRYYREAYGLFACSGILFNHESPRRGLEFVTRKITHQAARIKLGLARQLRLGNLAAKRDWGFAGEYVQAMWRMLQQDQPDEYVVATGETHSVEDFVRVAFELLDLDYRQYVVIDEKLYRPAEVVALRGDWSKAERVLGWRPTVGFEALVKMMVEADLEAVRREL is encoded by the coding sequence ATGGGCAAAAGAAGAGCGTTAATCACAGGCATTACCGGACAAGATGGTTCCTACTTAGCAGAGTTTCTGCTGTCTCAAGGATACGAGGTTCACGGGCTTGTGCGGCATGTGAGCCTGGAATACCCCGAACAACGGTTGTGGCGGATTCAACCGATCCTCGATCGCGTGACGCTGCACGCTGCCTCGCTGGAAAGCTATGCCAGTTTGCTCAAAGCAGTCGCTGTGGTTCAACCGGATGAGTGTTATCATCTGGCCGCGCAGAGCTTCGTCGGTTATTCGTTTGAAGACGAATTTTCGACGATGAACACGAACGTCAACGGGACACACTATATCTTGGCAGCGATCAAAGAACATGCGCCGAACTGCCGTTTTTACTTTGCAGCAACGAGTGAAATGTTCGGCTTGGCCCACGAGACGCCGCAGAGAGAAACAACCGCGTTTCATCCTCGTTCGACCTATGGAATTTCCAAGGTGGCCGGTTATCACCTGACGCGATATTATCGTGAAGCATACGGGTTGTTCGCCTGCTCAGGCATTCTGTTTAATCACGAGTCGCCGCGTCGGGGATTGGAGTTTGTGACGCGCAAGATTACTCATCAGGCAGCGCGCATCAAGCTCGGCCTGGCGCGCCAGTTGCGTCTGGGCAACTTGGCAGCAAAGCGCGATTGGGGATTTGCCGGCGAGTACGTGCAGGCAATGTGGCGGATGCTTCAGCAAGATCAGCCCGATGAATATGTGGTGGCGACAGGCGAGACGCATTCAGTGGAGGATTTCGTGCGGGTCGCGTTTGAGTTGCTTGACCTTGATTATCGCCAGTATGTGGTGATTGACGAAAAGCTCTATCGTCCAGCCGAAGTTGTGGCGCTGCGAGGCGATTGGAGCAAAGCCGAGCGCGTGCTCGGCTGGCGACCGACCGTTGGATTCGAGGCGTTAGTCAAGATGATGGTAGAAGCAGACCTGGAGGCTGTTCGCCGCGAGCTTTAA
- a CDS encoding polysaccharide biosynthesis tyrosine autokinase, with translation MNEPRDFSKPQTGLSQSAWFDRWAGEETLDLRRYGRIIRNRWWVILSILSIVFVAYGIKVYRTPSEYKATGTIAVEPTTQQIMTEVEGFDVSDKRGYEPQAIQLQLDILRSQAVAERVVDRLKLWEHPDFSAAVAKETDPENRRTRLLDKFRERLTIEKPRDINSQRVIPVSYRSSEPRLATEIVNTLFEEFIAYNRKRNADRVDFAADWLVQQLATLEDEIKKKRENLVKYQQQAELLHMGDAESKEDQNPSHERFAKLNSALAEVEANRIQAEVLYRLSQSGGVSQLPSTMTNPVLDELKQQRVKLQMQLDQQRGIYQDDAPPIKQLKQQLAELDLRIEQAQQALLEQVRKEYRLAVEKAQAMTEAVERERAEILKQNQASLQFSLLKREIEVDEKVFQMLSERLREANLMKTLAPSSNIQVVDRARVPLEPADSKVAGYLLGLLVGLVLGVVGAFVLEFLDDSLKTTEEVESLLRLPHLSMIPKVAGYTDKPVFARQRSIESRPLLLETGYNVGHAFTEAYRTLRTSLLLSSATHPPRTVVVTSYESGVGKTTTAANLAIALAQAGKRVLLLDADMRHPNCAAMFNVDAETGLSTYLSFDDKPVSICHDCGVVGLDVLPSGPVPPNPSELLHSERMGVLLESVSQRYDHVIIDTPPLGLVSDALILSTLVDGVLLVVKLRATSQRGIRRVKNRLDAVNAKILGVVLNAVDTRQSQYGYYDYGSYYYGRAEKSPKSESVARS, from the coding sequence ATGAATGAACCCAGAGATTTCTCCAAACCGCAGACCGGTTTAAGTCAATCAGCTTGGTTTGATCGTTGGGCTGGTGAAGAAACCCTCGATTTGAGGCGCTACGGTCGCATCATCCGCAATCGGTGGTGGGTGATCCTGAGCATCCTGAGCATTGTCTTTGTAGCGTATGGCATCAAGGTGTACCGCACACCCTCCGAGTACAAAGCAACAGGAACGATTGCCGTTGAGCCGACGACGCAACAGATCATGACCGAGGTCGAAGGCTTTGATGTCAGCGATAAACGAGGCTATGAGCCGCAGGCCATCCAATTGCAGTTGGATATTCTGCGAAGCCAAGCGGTCGCCGAACGGGTGGTAGACCGACTGAAGTTGTGGGAGCACCCGGATTTCAGCGCCGCTGTGGCTAAAGAAACGGACCCGGAAAATCGGCGCACGCGATTGCTTGACAAGTTTCGCGAGCGATTGACGATTGAGAAACCGAGAGACATAAACTCGCAACGGGTCATTCCCGTCAGCTACCGATCATCTGAGCCGCGCCTGGCCACCGAGATCGTCAACACGTTGTTTGAAGAGTTCATTGCCTACAATCGCAAACGCAATGCCGACAGAGTTGATTTCGCCGCCGATTGGTTGGTTCAGCAATTGGCGACATTGGAAGATGAGATCAAAAAGAAGCGGGAGAATCTCGTCAAGTATCAACAACAGGCCGAACTGCTCCACATGGGTGACGCAGAGAGTAAAGAGGATCAAAACCCATCGCATGAACGATTCGCCAAGCTCAATAGCGCGTTGGCTGAGGTGGAAGCCAATCGCATTCAAGCGGAGGTGCTCTATCGGTTAAGTCAAAGTGGCGGGGTGAGCCAACTGCCGTCAACGATGACCAATCCGGTGCTAGACGAATTGAAGCAGCAACGTGTCAAATTGCAGATGCAACTAGATCAACAGCGCGGCATTTACCAGGACGATGCGCCACCCATCAAGCAACTGAAACAACAATTGGCTGAGCTTGACCTGCGCATTGAGCAGGCTCAACAAGCGCTGCTGGAGCAGGTTCGCAAAGAATATCGCCTGGCTGTTGAGAAAGCACAAGCCATGACGGAAGCGGTCGAGCGAGAGCGAGCGGAAATCCTCAAACAGAATCAAGCCTCGCTGCAATTTAGTCTACTCAAACGCGAAATCGAAGTGGACGAGAAAGTCTTCCAGATGCTCTCTGAGCGATTGCGCGAGGCCAATCTGATGAAGACGTTGGCGCCCAGTAGCAATATCCAAGTTGTGGATCGAGCGAGAGTGCCGCTTGAGCCGGCAGACTCAAAGGTGGCCGGTTATTTGCTTGGATTGCTGGTGGGGTTGGTGCTAGGCGTGGTCGGAGCGTTTGTGCTGGAGTTTCTCGACGATAGTCTGAAGACGACTGAAGAAGTCGAATCGCTGCTGCGATTGCCTCATCTGAGTATGATTCCCAAAGTTGCCGGTTACACCGACAAACCTGTATTCGCTCGCCAACGCTCGATTGAATCACGACCTCTGTTGTTGGAAACGGGCTACAATGTCGGTCATGCCTTTACCGAAGCCTATCGGACACTCCGTACGTCACTCCTGTTATCGTCAGCAACCCATCCGCCTCGGACAGTTGTCGTCACCAGCTATGAAAGCGGCGTCGGCAAGACCACCACAGCAGCAAATTTGGCCATCGCGTTGGCCCAAGCGGGCAAGCGCGTGCTCTTGCTTGACGCTGATATGCGGCATCCCAACTGCGCCGCAATGTTTAATGTGGATGCTGAGACGGGACTGAGTACCTACCTGTCCTTCGATGATAAACCAGTCAGCATCTGCCATGACTGTGGCGTAGTTGGGTTGGATGTGCTGCCGAGCGGGCCGGTCCCGCCCAATCCGTCGGAGCTGCTGCATTCGGAACGCATGGGAGTGTTACTGGAGTCAGTGAGTCAGCGCTATGATCACGTGATTATTGATACACCGCCGCTAGGCTTGGTCTCTGATGCGTTGATCTTATCCACATTGGTAGATGGCGTGTTGCTGGTGGTCAAACTGCGTGCCACGTCGCAACGAGGCATCCGTCGAGTGAAAAATCGGCTTGATGCGGTCAATGCCAAGATTCTCGGCGTTGTCCTTAATGCCGTGGATACACGCCAGTCTCAGTATGGTTACTACGACTATGGCTCCTATTATTATGGCCGAGCCGAGAAGTCGCCCAAATCAGAAAGCGTGGCGCGGTCGTAA
- a CDS encoding O-antigen ligase family protein — MRRRPSDWLMHVSESPAMSPAVGQMSVGRRLAGAIDHLIFGGVVVTVLITPVQSFAIEFLLVMSVTLLFLWGLQAALRAYFSLVWSPVYWWIMAFLCVALIQLIPLPWRRAPFSDVVGLNGTWSALTMSSAATAQVAIALAALLGLLLVAAQVVTTVQRLRRLAAWLIFLGCFVSLIGIAEMFSVEGEPLISGRPNPLGLSFPSLTSLVGLIELIFPLALATAFSSAVEPDQRVMSGLAAIAMGVAVALANTTGGIFVLIVALCAWIWLIARQRVAFDQAHRSSAGLRRLWIGVAGIVMVIVVGVSLLATASIPQQVRSDVAAEIESLVGTGFDPASSHQSRIQTWRNSWSMISDYPLLGVGVGAYPVAYSRYDTGAGYMMMNAAHNDYLQVVCETGLIGASLLLFFLIAVARLWGRALRCREPRLWHVAGGATVGCIAILVHSLVDFYLQQPATALVFFLLLAMLIGVSRFELSTAANAQPMGMQQPRRL, encoded by the coding sequence ATGCGCAGACGTCCATCTGATTGGCTGATGCACGTGAGCGAATCACCGGCGATGTCGCCTGCCGTCGGTCAGATGTCCGTTGGGCGCCGTTTGGCCGGGGCGATTGATCATCTGATATTCGGCGGTGTGGTGGTCACTGTCTTGATTACGCCTGTGCAATCGTTTGCCATTGAATTTCTCCTCGTCATGAGTGTGACGCTGTTGTTTCTGTGGGGACTGCAAGCGGCGCTTCGGGCGTATTTCAGCTTGGTGTGGAGTCCGGTTTACTGGTGGATCATGGCGTTTCTGTGTGTGGCGCTGATTCAATTGATCCCGCTGCCGTGGCGTCGCGCTCCGTTCAGTGATGTGGTCGGGCTGAATGGAACGTGGTCTGCGCTCACCATGAGCAGCGCAGCAACAGCGCAAGTTGCCATCGCGCTGGCCGCGCTGCTGGGGCTGTTACTCGTGGCCGCCCAAGTTGTCACCACCGTGCAGCGGTTGCGCCGGCTGGCTGCCTGGCTGATTTTCCTCGGCTGTTTTGTCTCGCTGATCGGTATTGCCGAGATGTTTTCCGTCGAAGGCGAACCGTTGATCAGTGGCCGACCAAATCCGCTGGGTTTGTCTTTCCCTTCGTTGACCAGCTTGGTCGGTTTGATCGAGCTGATCTTTCCGCTGGCATTGGCGACAGCGTTCTCGTCGGCGGTTGAGCCGGATCAGCGCGTGATGAGCGGTCTGGCAGCAATTGCTATGGGCGTCGCCGTCGCGCTGGCCAATACGACCGGTGGAATTTTCGTGCTGATCGTTGCCCTGTGTGCGTGGATATGGTTAATCGCACGGCAGCGCGTCGCGTTTGATCAAGCGCATCGGAGCAGCGCAGGCTTGAGGCGACTCTGGATTGGAGTGGCCGGTATTGTCATGGTGATCGTCGTTGGCGTTTCGTTGTTGGCGACAGCTTCGATTCCACAGCAAGTTCGATCAGACGTCGCAGCAGAAATAGAATCGTTGGTTGGAACCGGTTTCGATCCTGCTTCATCACATCAGAGTCGGATTCAGACGTGGAGAAATTCATGGTCAATGATCAGCGACTATCCACTGCTCGGCGTCGGCGTGGGCGCATATCCGGTGGCTTACTCGCGCTACGATACCGGCGCAGGTTATATGATGATGAACGCTGCTCATAATGATTATTTGCAGGTCGTGTGTGAGACCGGCCTGATCGGGGCCAGCTTGCTGCTGTTTTTTTTGATCGCAGTGGCGCGGCTCTGGGGTCGCGCGTTGCGTTGCCGGGAGCCTCGCTTGTGGCACGTGGCGGGAGGCGCTACGGTGGGGTGTATCGCGATACTGGTGCACAGTCTCGTGGATTTTTACCTGCAACAGCCGGCGACGGCGCTCGTCTTTTTTCTCTTGTTGGCCATGCTGATCGGCGTCAGTCGGTTTGAGCTGAGCACGGCGGCGAACGCTCAACCGATGGGCATGCAGCAACCGCGGCGCCTGTGA
- a CDS encoding VanZ family protein, which produces MYAVKAHRLYWLIRHWLPPVIWMVLICPFTGDMWSLSGNSRFLIPLLRWLLPEMPEEQIRSLYLLIRKIGHFIAYFILAWLFLRALRGRSVERWRPDWALKAALLTIGYAVFDEVAQSFLPTRTGSVLDVLIDSAGAITAMLITMLYHQRAPVSGWGAGRPALKPSVGEKAR; this is translated from the coding sequence ATGTACGCTGTGAAAGCCCATCGGCTCTATTGGCTCATCAGGCACTGGTTGCCGCCGGTGATCTGGATGGTGTTGATTTGTCCGTTCACCGGCGACATGTGGAGCTTGAGCGGCAACTCGCGGTTTCTTATCCCGTTGCTCCGTTGGTTGCTGCCGGAGATGCCCGAAGAGCAGATTCGCTCACTCTATTTGCTGATTCGCAAAATCGGTCATTTTATCGCGTATTTTATTTTGGCATGGTTATTCCTGCGCGCGCTGCGGGGGCGGTCCGTCGAGCGATGGCGTCCGGATTGGGCATTGAAGGCTGCACTGCTGACCATCGGTTATGCCGTGTTTGATGAGGTGGCTCAGAGCTTTCTTCCAACCCGCACGGGATCGGTCTTGGATGTGTTGATTGATTCAGCCGGCGCCATCACGGCGATGCTTATAACGATGCTCTATCATCAACGTGCGCCTGTCTCCGGCTGGGGGGCCGGTCGGCCTGCTCTGAAGCCTTCTGTCGGTGAGAAGGCGCGATGA
- a CDS encoding polysaccharide biosynthesis protein yields MAYRFYSRTTQVTIDSVICALAFSLAYLLRFDGWPPARYADQWVTLLPYVVVGSILVYGVSGIYQFIWRYVSTREMLILAATQAAIGAALMVIRLTFGPTIRVLEIPLGIIALYPCLSFLGTGGVRMLRRLIAEQQAALRQPAAAPEKRVLLVGAGQAGVLAAKELSVRPDVGLRVQGFVDDDRAKLGRVIGGVRVLGTTEDLARLVHQYRVDQVIVTMATVRRRDLRRIVQTCEQIGVPVKIMPALYEILSGRVRVSTFRDVRIEDLLGRDVVQFDCDDQDVRRWFTGKRILITGAGGSIGSELCRQLLQFAPTQLLMLDKDENSLFEIHHELQRLGSATLLTPLITDIRHELRLRRIFERHRPQVIFHAAAHKHVPLMELNPSEAILNNVFGTRLLVDLADEHGVETFVMISTDKAVNPTNVMGASKRLAEMLVQAKAATSPTRFSCVRFGNVLGSRGSVVPLFQKQIAAGGPVTVTHPEVTRYFMTIPEAAHLVIKAGSLGEHGDIFVLDMGEPIRIVDLAKDMIRLSGLKPDEDISIEFIGLRPGEKLFEELLIGAEGVRVTRYEKIFIAPPTRVDVDQMQRVLARLEVAAKQDDPAAIAHVLEAWFNAHDTAASTPGRSLRFLLAHGQGRGD; encoded by the coding sequence ATGGCATACCGTTTTTATAGTCGAACCACGCAGGTGACCATTGACAGCGTGATCTGCGCGCTCGCCTTTTCATTAGCCTATCTGCTTCGATTTGACGGGTGGCCGCCGGCGCGGTATGCCGACCAATGGGTGACGTTGTTGCCGTACGTCGTGGTTGGTTCGATTTTGGTCTATGGCGTGAGCGGCATCTATCAGTTCATCTGGCGCTACGTGAGCACACGCGAGATGCTGATTTTGGCCGCCACGCAAGCGGCCATCGGCGCTGCTTTGATGGTCATCCGATTGACGTTTGGCCCCACTATCAGGGTGCTGGAAATCCCGTTGGGCATCATCGCGCTTTATCCGTGTCTGTCATTTTTGGGGACGGGCGGTGTTCGGATGTTGCGACGTTTGATCGCTGAACAGCAGGCGGCGCTCAGGCAGCCTGCAGCCGCTCCTGAAAAGCGCGTGTTGTTGGTTGGCGCCGGTCAGGCCGGCGTGCTCGCCGCCAAGGAATTGTCCGTTCGTCCAGACGTTGGGCTGCGGGTTCAAGGATTTGTGGATGACGACCGAGCGAAGTTAGGTCGGGTCATCGGCGGAGTGAGAGTGCTGGGCACCACTGAGGACCTCGCTCGGTTGGTTCATCAATATCGTGTGGATCAGGTCATCGTGACAATGGCCACCGTGCGACGTCGAGACCTCCGGCGGATCGTGCAGACCTGCGAGCAAATCGGCGTACCGGTCAAGATCATGCCGGCGCTGTACGAGATTCTCTCAGGACGTGTCCGCGTCAGTACGTTCCGCGACGTTCGGATTGAAGACTTACTCGGCCGTGATGTGGTTCAATTTGATTGCGACGATCAAGACGTTCGCCGCTGGTTTACAGGCAAACGCATTCTGATCACCGGCGCTGGCGGCTCGATTGGGTCTGAATTGTGTCGTCAATTGCTCCAGTTTGCGCCGACCCAGTTGTTGATGCTGGACAAAGATGAGAACAGCTTGTTCGAGATTCACCACGAGTTACAACGGCTCGGTTCGGCCACGCTGCTTACACCGCTGATTACCGACATTCGGCATGAGCTACGATTGCGGCGAATCTTTGAGCGGCATCGTCCACAGGTCATCTTTCACGCCGCGGCGCATAAGCATGTTCCGTTGATGGAACTGAACCCGTCCGAAGCGATTCTCAACAACGTATTCGGCACTCGCTTGCTGGTTGACCTGGCTGACGAACACGGCGTTGAAACGTTTGTGATGATTTCCACTGACAAAGCTGTCAACCCAACCAATGTGATGGGCGCATCCAAGCGACTGGCCGAGATGCTCGTTCAAGCAAAAGCGGCGACCAGCCCGACACGTTTTTCTTGCGTGCGCTTCGGCAATGTATTGGGGAGCCGGGGCAGCGTCGTGCCGCTCTTCCAAAAACAGATTGCTGCCGGCGGCCCGGTGACGGTCACGCATCCTGAGGTGACGCGCTACTTCATGACAATTCCCGAAGCCGCGCATCTGGTGATCAAAGCCGGCAGCCTGGGCGAGCACGGCGACATCTTCGTGCTCGATATGGGCGAGCCGATCAGGATTGTTGATCTGGCCAAAGATATGATCCGACTGTCAGGCCTGAAGCCGGACGAGGATATTAGCATTGAATTCATCGGATTGCGCCCCGGTGAAAAGCTGTTTGAGGAATTGTTGATCGGCGCCGAAGGAGTCCGCGTGACACGCTATGAAAAAATTTTCATTGCGCCGCCAACGCGCGTGGACGTTGACCAGATGCAACGCGTGTTGGCCCGCTTAGAAGTCGCCGCCAAGCAGGATGATCCCGCTGCCATCGCCCATGTGTTGGAGGCGTGGTTCAACGCCCATGACACGGCAGCCAGCACGCCGGGGCGGTCGCTTCGTTTCCTTCTGGCTCACGGACAGGGCAGGGGCGACTAA